In Chiloscyllium plagiosum isolate BGI_BamShark_2017 unplaced genomic scaffold, ASM401019v2 scaf_2087, whole genome shotgun sequence, one genomic interval encodes:
- the LOC122547726 gene encoding interferon-inducible GTPase 5-like: MGGVEKVKTVVQQKVTQLDNTELNVAVTGETGAGKSSFINAMRGLEFNDEGAAEVGNIETTMEPTGYKHPSLPNVCFWDLPGIGTKKFPANKYLKEMKFKSYDFFIIISHCRFTENDTKLAREIKRLGKNFYFVRSKIDNDLDSKRKGGRQFNEEEELNKIRNDSVSKLQEAGIPSPSVFLISNFDLNLYDFSLLNKALEDGLPNIKKSVYILALPNVSLEIVEKKRKELRKRVWMLATLSGVIGAVPVPGVSLGCDIGIVIGGIVHFRQCLGLNDSSLQSLAKRAGKPVEDLKAVVTTPLVGGEITPDVINRLAWGAAAVTISAIELALDIIPVIGSIFGAGSSFLMTYKLLSAALDDLTESAQKVVTAAFGTENDPNQRSVQ; encoded by the coding sequence ATGGGTGGAGTGGAAAAGGTTAAAACAGTGGTACAGCAGAAAGTAACTCAACTGGACAATACAGAGCTCAATGTTGCAGTAACAGGAGAAACAGGTGCAGGGAAATCTTCCTTCATCAATGCGATGAGAGGACTTGAGTTCAATGATGAGGGAGCAGCTGAAGTTGGTAACATAGAAACCACAATGGAGCCAACGGGATACAAACATCCCAGCCTGCCGAATGTTTGTTTCTGGGATTTGCCAGGAATTGGAACCAAAAAATTCCCTGCGAATAAATACCTGAAGGAAATGAAATTTAAAAGCTATGATTTTTTCATCATCATCTCACATTGTCGATTCACAGAAAATGACACAAAACTTGCCAGAGAGATCAAACGGCTCGGGAAGAATTTCTATTTTGTTCGATCTAAAATTGATAATGATCTTGATtcaaagagaaagggagggagacaatTTAATGAAGAGGAAGAACTGAACAAGATCAGGAATGACAGTGTCAGCAAGCTGCAAGAGGCAGGGATCCCATCACCCAGTGTGTTCCTGATATCAAACTTTGACCTGAATCTGTATGATTTTAGTCTGTTAAATAAAGCTCTGGAAGATGGCCTTCCGAATATAAAGAAAAGTGTATACATCCTCGCCCTCCCAAATGTCAGCTTGGAGATTGTGGAGAAGAAAAGGAAAGAGCTAAGGAAACGAGTCTGGATGTTGGCGACACTTTCTGGGGTAATTGGGGCGGTGCCAGTTCCCGGAGTCTCCCTGGGCTGTGACATTGGGATAGTAATTGGAGGAATAGTACATTTCCGTCAATGTCTGGGTCTGAATGATTCGTCTCTTCAAAGTCTGGCCAAGAGGGCAGGGAAACCTGTGGAGGATCTGAAAGCAGTGGTGACAACTCCCCTGGTCGGGGGGGAGATAACCCCCGATGTCATAAACAGATTGGCCTGGGGTGCTGCTGCTGTCACCATTTCAGCAATTGAGCTCGCCCTTGACATCATCCCAGTGATTGGTTCCATCTTCGGAGCAGGGTCTTCGTTCCTTATGACCTACAAACTACTGAGTGCTGCACTGGATGATCTTACAGAGAGTGCACAGAAAGTGGTGACAGCTGCATTTGGGACCGAAAATGATCCAAACCAAAGGTCAGTGCAGTGA